The Mucilaginibacter sp. PAMB04168 genome contains the following window.
CTTTATCAGCACCAGGCCGGCGTGGGCGATATGGTAAATACACGTAAGGAACCAGCCTATCAAGGTTATCTTAACAACAACTGTGTAACCATTGCCGAAGCGCTGAAAGGCAGTGGGTATAATACCTATATGGCTGGTAAATGGCATGTTGGTACAGCGCCACAGAACTGGCCTGTAAAACGCGGCTTCGACCATTACTTCGGGCTTATAGATGGAGCCGGAAGTTACTTTAATCCCACTAACCCATACCGGCCCAACCAGCACCTTACTGTGGCGTTAGATGATCAGCCGTATACGCCCGAAAAAGGTTTTTACGCTACCGACGGTTATGCCAGCTATGCGGTAAAATACATAAGGGATAATAAAAGTAGCGGTAAGCCTTTCTTTTTATACATGGCTTTTACCGCCCCGCACTGGCCGCTTAATGCATTGCCCGAAGACATAGCAAAGTACAAAGGCAAGTTTATGGCTGGCTGGGACAAAGTGCGCGAGCAACGCTTTAACCGCATGAAACAGTTGGGCGTTATCAATAGCTCAACGCAGCTATCGCCACGCGATAAGAATGTACCCGACTGGAGTAGCCTGAGCGAACAAGAGAAGCAGGCCTGGGATGAAAAGATGGCTGTTTACTCGGCCATGGTTGATCGTATGGACCAGAACATTGGCCGCATACGCCAGGCATTGAAAGAAACAGGGCAGGATCAGAATACAATCATCATGTTCATGTCTGATAACGGCGCCAGTAGCGAAAGTATTCGCGGTAATGGCTTTACACCCGAAATGATTGCCGCCAGTCAAAAGCCGGCAAGTGATCCATCATCATTTACAGCCTATGGCTTTACCGGTGCTAACGTTAGTAATACCCCACTAACATTATTTAAGCACTGGGTTTATGAGGGCGGTATAGCTACGCCTTTTATTGTAAGTTATCCTGCGGTTATTAAAGCGCACAAAAAAAGCGAACAGCCCGGGCACATTGTTGATTTAATGGCTACCTGTTTGGATTTGGCAGGAGCGAAATATCCTAAAACCTATAACAACAATGCAATTAAACCAACCGAAGGCATAAGCCTGTTGCCGCTTATAAAGGGGCAAATCTGGAAAGGGCATAACGCACTGTTTTTTGAGCACGAGGGTAACCGGGCCGTTAGGCAGGGCAACTGGAAACTGGTGTCGGAATACCCAGCCAACCAGTGGCAATTATATAACATAGCGCAAGATCGCTCTGAGACAAATAATCTTGCCGCAAAATATCCTCAGAAAATGAAAGCGCTGGAAGCACTTTATGAGCAGTGGGCTAGTCGTATCGGCGTTATTCCTTTCGAGAAATTGGATAAGCGGAAAGGTGATGAGTTTTAATTAATAAGTGCACTGAAAAAAAAGTTTCAATAAGTTTTGAAAGTTTAATAAGAAGTTCTACATTTGACTATGGAATTAGCGGAAGCGAAGCGGAAGTTTATTGAGGCCTGGGGCAAGTTAGGATCAGAGTGGGGGATTAACCGCACCATGGCACAGGTACACGCGCTGCTGCTGATGTCGCCCGAGGCTATGACCACTGAAGAAATTATGGAGGCGCTAAGCATATCACGTGGTAACGCCAACATGACCCTTCGCGACCTGATAGGATGGGGACTTATAGAAAAGCAGCATAAAGCGGGTGAGCGAAAGGAGTACTTTTTTGCCGAGAAAGACACTTGGGCAATAGCCAGGCAGGTAGCTCAGGAGCGTAAAAAGCGGGAGCTTGATCCGGTACTTAAAATATTGAATGAATTATCCACTGTAAAAGGCGATGAAAAGGATCCGGAATATAAGACCTTCAAAAAATCTGTTGGCGATATTAGCAAGCTGGCCGGCAACGTGAACAAGACGTTGGAAACCATGCTCAAGGCCGAGGAGAACTGGTTTTGGGGATCAATTTTTAAGATCTTTAAATAGGTCTTATTTTTTTGACTCAATATTTCATAAATTACTGAAAATACAATATATATTATCTTAACTTAAAACAATTAGATCATGAACTACTTCATTTTAACTTATGCCATTTATTTACTGGTTAGTATAGCCCTCACCGTATGGGTAGCCAAGGTGCTGTTTAAAAACGGCCGCATATTTTTAGTCGATATTTTTCACGGCAACACCCCCCTGGCCGATTCTGTGAACAAGCTTTTGCTGGTAGGCTTTTACCTGGTAAACATAGGTTATATAAGTTTGGCGCTCAGAGAGGGCGGTTCTATAACCGATGCACGGGTTTTAATAGAGGTGCTGAGCCGCAAACTAGGCTGTATCATTCTTATTTTGGGTGCCATGCACTTTCTTAATCTTATCGTATTTTTTAAACTGCGCAACAAGGCGCAACTTAACAAGCCGGCTAAATTAAGTTATGTAAAGTTGTAAGGTATCCTTGGGCTTAATCTTGTTATACGCCTGAATTAACTAAGCGATCATGAAAACACTGCAAAACCACATCATTCTTTACGATGCCGAATGCCCTATGTGTAAAGCGTATACCCGGGCCTTTACACAAACCGGTATGCTGAATGCCGACGGCCGTGCCAGCTACCAGCAAATGCCCGAGGTTGCCTGCCCGGTAGTTGACCGTCAGCGAGCCGTAAATGAGATAGCCCTTGTAAACACGCAAACCGGCGAGGTAACTTATGGGGTCGATAGTGTGTTCAAGGTATTAGGTCATGCCTTTCCGGTATTTATGCCATTATTTGCATTCGGGCCGTTTGTTTGGTTAATGCGTAAAGTATACGCCTTTATCTCTTACAACCGCCGGGTTATTATTCCGGCTCCACATAAAGGTGAGCAAGGTTTACAGCCAACGTTCAGGTTAAGCTACCGGTTACTATACCTGCTGTTTAGCTGGCTGGTGGTTGGCTTTATATTAACTATTTACACGCACCGGCTTACCGGTCTCGTTCCGTTAGGTAAC
Protein-coding sequences here:
- a CDS encoding DCC1-like thiol-disulfide oxidoreductase family protein, encoding MKTLQNHIILYDAECPMCKAYTRAFTQTGMLNADGRASYQQMPEVACPVVDRQRAVNEIALVNTQTGEVTYGVDSVFKVLGHAFPVFMPLFAFGPFVWLMRKVYAFISYNRRVIIPAPHKGEQGLQPTFRLSYRLLYLLFSWLVVGFILTIYTHRLTGLVPLGNVYREYMICGGQIIFQGLIVSLYMPAKRWDYLGNMMTISLAGALLLLPVLWIGKWLAFSAWLYTAGFMGVAGLMLLEHIRRTQLLQLGWLLTITWVVYRLLVLFLIFKLN
- a CDS encoding arylsulfatase → MQFKSLLILAGLLFSGMPSVRAQHKPGKPVKKPNIIIILADDMGYSDIGCFGATTQTPNLDNMAKTGLVMTQFYNASRCCPSRASLLTGLYQHQAGVGDMVNTRKEPAYQGYLNNNCVTIAEALKGSGYNTYMAGKWHVGTAPQNWPVKRGFDHYFGLIDGAGSYFNPTNPYRPNQHLTVALDDQPYTPEKGFYATDGYASYAVKYIRDNKSSGKPFFLYMAFTAPHWPLNALPEDIAKYKGKFMAGWDKVREQRFNRMKQLGVINSSTQLSPRDKNVPDWSSLSEQEKQAWDEKMAVYSAMVDRMDQNIGRIRQALKETGQDQNTIIMFMSDNGASSESIRGNGFTPEMIAASQKPASDPSSFTAYGFTGANVSNTPLTLFKHWVYEGGIATPFIVSYPAVIKAHKKSEQPGHIVDLMATCLDLAGAKYPKTYNNNAIKPTEGISLLPLIKGQIWKGHNALFFEHEGNRAVRQGNWKLVSEYPANQWQLYNIAQDRSETNNLAAKYPQKMKALEALYEQWASRIGVIPFEKLDKRKGDEF
- a CDS encoding MarR family transcriptional regulator, translating into MELAEAKRKFIEAWGKLGSEWGINRTMAQVHALLLMSPEAMTTEEIMEALSISRGNANMTLRDLIGWGLIEKQHKAGERKEYFFAEKDTWAIARQVAQERKKRELDPVLKILNELSTVKGDEKDPEYKTFKKSVGDISKLAGNVNKTLETMLKAEENWFWGSIFKIFK